Proteins from one Rosa chinensis cultivar Old Blush chromosome 7, RchiOBHm-V2, whole genome shotgun sequence genomic window:
- the LOC112175945 gene encoding uncharacterized protein LOC112175945 yields MASRPSPSSPPSSASNSDHSPTQPPSLTPTNPHPQAEAGINNGVLNVDEKKPASVDELHTADHIQKFKKYEADYTHWLTAKYFSKKTLYGGNIFDENMIIQDEVIKSSRWPCTRSYADPVQGFEDQTSSCSPSTTTAETSPNLSNGKHPVK; encoded by the exons ATGGCCAGTCGGCCGTCTCCGTCGTCTCCACCGTCCTCTGCTTCCAACTCCGACCACTCCCCCACTCAACCCCCCTCTCTCACTCCCACAAATCCACACCCacag GCCGAGGCTGGAATCAACAATGGAGTTCTCAATGTCGACGAGAAAAAGCCTGCATCTGTTGA TGAGCTTCATACCGCAGACCACATCCAGAAGTTCAAGAAGTATGAAGCTGACTACACTCATTGGTTGACTGCAAAATACTTCTCCAAGAAAACTCTTTATGGAG gcaacatatttGATGAAAATATGATAATACAGGATGAGGTTATAAAGTCAAGCAG GTGGCCTTGTACCAGGTCATATGCAGACCCAGTGCAGGGCTTTGAAGACCAGACCAGCAGCTGctcaccttctacaactacagcCGAAACCTCACCTAACTTATCAAATGGGAAGCATCCAGTAAAGTAG
- the LOC112178729 gene encoding E3 ubiquitin ligase BIG BROTHER-related, with translation MAEVTYLQIHDLEENPAFESLPYWSSNDFDLYISSDPDFPPAQFVTVHEEDDEDFDGEDDIFSQYHSTIHAERSRDDVVSEPNSISNTDDLSSDRENQVNFVMDLFQQRVEQSQVTARSVLVSGDSDFGVVEGNCNMDDGLDLDLSLGLGLDFRNCFDDPDEDDFFVGRRVSGSESGEATSSVGRVEPFESCVRLVGFGSESDEDENGVIGLDLHSEDEYGEDHVHGDYDDETGVPLCWDSLRLEEQRESNEEFEWEEVDGRVEEVFGMLVDPDNEEESGSVSVSLSAMAAPEEELRVERVEALGNLEWEVLLNSRNWEPNQELDHDAEHFPGDHDDYIYTAEYDMLFGQFSENENAVMGRPPAANSVVETLPSVVVTQEDVENGNALCAVCKDDITLGEQGKKLPCAHRYHGDCIVPWLRIRNTCPVCRYELRTDDAAYERRRSQGTAHGLNFGQR, from the coding sequence ATGGCGGAAGTCACCTACCTTCAAATCCACGACCTAGAAGAAAACCCAGCCTTCGAATCCCTCCCCTACTGGTCCTCCAACGACTTCGACCTCTACATCTCCTCCGATCCCGATTTCCCGCCGGCCCAGTTCGTCACCGTCCAcgaagaagacgacgaagacTTCGACGGCGAAGACGACATCTTTTCCCAGTACCATTCCACAATCCACGCCGAGCGGAGCCGCGACGACGTCGTTTCGGAGCCCAATTCCATTTCCAACACCGACGACTTGTCGTCGGACCGCGAGAACCAGGTCAATTTCGTCATGGATCTGTTCCAGCAGCGCGTCGAGCAGTCTCAGGTAACGGCCCGTTCCGTTTTGGTCTCCGGCGACTCCGATTTTGGGGTTGTGGAGGGGAATTGCAATATGGATGATGGGTTGGATCTGGATTTgagtttagggttagggttagatTTTAGGAATTGTTTTGATGATCCTGATGAAGATGACTTCTTTGTGGGAAGGAGGGTTTCTGGGTCGGAATCCGGTGAGGCGACTTCTTCTGTTGGTAGGGTGGAGCCGTTTGAGAGCTGCGTGAGGCTCGTCGGGTTTGGATCCGAGTCTGATGAGGATGAGAATGGGGTGATTGGGCTTGATTTGCATTCGGAGGATGAGTATGGTGAGGACCATGTTCATGGTGATTACGATGACGAAACGGGGGTTCCTCTGTGCTGGGATTCGCTTCGATTGGAGGAGCAGAGGGAGAGTAATGAGGAGTTTGAGTGGGAAGAAGTTGATGGTAGGGTGGAAGAGGTTTTCGGAATGCTTGTTGATCCTGATAATGAGGAGGAATCGGGGTCTGTTTCGGTTTCTCTTTCGGCGATGGCTGCTCCTGAGGAGGAATTGAGGGTGGAGAGAGTTGAAGCTCTGGGGAATTTGGAATGGGAAGTGTTGCTGAATTCCCGCAATTGGGAGCCGAATCAGGAGCTGGACCATGATGCTGAACATTTCCCTGGTGATCACGATGACTACATCTACACTGCCGAATATGATATGTTGTTTGGGCAGTTTTCCGAGAATGAGAATGCAGTGATGGGCAGGCCTCCGGCTGCTAATTCTGTTGTTGAGACTCTTCCTTCAGTGGTTGTGACTCAGGAGGATGTGGAGAATGGCAATGCACTCTGTGCGGTATGCAAGGATGATATTACTCTCGGGGAACAAGGAAAGAAGTTGCCTTGTGCACATAGATACCATGGCGATTGCATTGTGCCCTGGCTGCGCATTAGGAATACTTGTCCAGTTTGTCGATATGAGTTGCGTACTGATGATGCTGCTTATGAGCGTAGGAGGAGCCAGGGGACAGCTCATGGACTGAACTTTGGGCAGAGATGA